From Virgibacillus ihumii, the proteins below share one genomic window:
- a CDS encoding YppG family protein has translation MDRNHVDYMNHERPYIRQSPFNKPVPQRKETFQTPFEYFSKPSQPLNWHPANKTGGQSRAATERNELFHYFETKKEEVDLDKLVSAIGQVSNTVQQVSPVVKQIGALMKQFK, from the coding sequence ATGGACAGAAATCATGTTGATTATATGAATCATGAACGACCCTATATCCGGCAATCACCGTTTAATAAACCTGTTCCCCAACGCAAAGAAACCTTCCAGACACCTTTTGAGTATTTTTCCAAACCAAGTCAACCGCTTAACTGGCATCCGGCTAACAAAACGGGCGGCCAGTCCCGCGCAGCAACTGAACGAAATGAACTGTTTCATTATTTTGAAACGAAAAAAGAGGAGGTTGACCTGGATAAATTGGTGTCTGCAATCGGTCAGGTTTCCAATACCGTTCAACAGGTTTCCCCGGTTGTTAAACAAATTGGTGCACTCATGAAGCAATTCAAATAG